One Ranitomeya imitator isolate aRanImi1 chromosome 1, aRanImi1.pri, whole genome shotgun sequence DNA window includes the following coding sequences:
- the DIMT1 gene encoding dimethyladenosine transferase, which produces MPKVKSEKKSRKHQEPRSQGVMFNTGIGQHILKNPLIVNSIIDKAAIRPTDVVLEVGPGTGNMTVKLLEKAKKVVACELDTRLVAELQKRVQGTPVSSKLQVLVGDVLKADLPFFDLCVANLPYQISSPFVFKLLLHRPFFRCAVLMFQREFAMRLVAQPGDKLYCRLSINTQLLARVDHLMKVGKNNFRPPPKVESSVVRIEPRNPPPPINFQEWDGLVRIAFVRKNKILSSAFKSSAVQELLEKNYRIHCSLHNTPIPENFSIAEKIAKILADTGFSEKRARTMDIDDFIRLLHGFNAEGIHFS; this is translated from the exons ATGCCGAAAGTGAAGTCTGAGAAGAAAAGCCGCAAACACCAGGAGCCCCGGAGCCAGG ggGTTATGTTCAACACTGGCATCGGTCAGCATATCCTGAAAAACCCGCTCATCGTGAACAGCATCATTGATAAG GCTGCAATACGACCCACAGATGTTGTGCTGGAGGTTGGCCCCGGCACGGGGAACATGACTGTCAAGTTATTGGAGAAAGCCAAAAAA GTTGTCGCCTGTGAACTGGATACTCGACTCGTCGCTGAGCTTCAGAAGAGAGTCCAGGGCAC GCCTGTGTCGAGTAAACTACAAGTCCTGGTTGGTGACGTGTTGAAGGCCGATCTGCCGTTTTTTGACTTGTGTGTGGCCAATTTACCTTACCAG ATCTCCTCACCGTTTGTTTTCAAGCTTCTTCTTCACAGACCATTCTTCAG ATGTGCGGTGCTGATGTTTCAGAGAGAGTTTGCCATGCGGTTGGTGGCTCAGCCCGGAGACAAACTGTACTGCCGCCTGTCCATTAACACCCAGCTCCTGGCTCGTGTAGACCACCTGATGAAG GTTGGAAAGAACAACTTCAGACCCCCTCCAAAAGTGGAGTCCAGCGTTGTGAGAATAGAGCCTAGAAATCCTCCTCCTCCCATAAACTTTCAG GAATGGGACGGTTTGGTGAGAATTGCATTTGTAAGGAAAAACAAAATCCTTTCATCGGCATTTAA atccAGTGCGGTCCAGGAGCTGCTGGAGAAGAATTATAGGATACACTGCTCCCTGCACAACACT CCAATTCCAGAAAACTTCAGCATAGCTGAGAAAATTGCCAAAATCCTCGCAGACACCGGATTCAGTGAAAAACGAGCCCGTACTATGGACATCGATGATTTTATCAG ATTACTTCACGGGTTCAATGCAGAAGGAATCCACTTCTCTTAA